One genomic window of Cinclus cinclus chromosome 6, bCinCin1.1, whole genome shotgun sequence includes the following:
- the LOC134045609 gene encoding LOW QUALITY PROTEIN: inositol 1,4,5-trisphosphate receptor-interacting protein-like 1 (The sequence of the model RefSeq protein was modified relative to this genomic sequence to represent the inferred CDS: deleted 3 bases in 2 codons): MQGQPLMGEPWAGHAAAAAAAGALGQALLPASCVGPCPSCPQSPSILVPAAPTASCLPHSPTQGLLSILPQTMNSVVLLFVLLKTLIQYPQLVGDVPDEETRLRMEVHAKHMEWERIWLEWQVEQLDLKQSGVEQSLQLLALAVLLFLVLVLWLMGCKKSLRREEPEEGNNGANKEEVRNGLANEEVDVGNAEEEDDANGEEDGNGDGNVQENGNVAGNGEDNIENAVVNEAANAANNDLAIAAYEGDNDLDDNVGRTLMQRIQWPVQDLQAGCEWTMNLMDKYAVYFGHVLSNSFYPVLHQAIGVGSAFEGWSPREQDVVYQVLIPMTPPRGHSFHLELDSAEHRQVRNFRVRVQLECTCTKEQQGENVLCFLHQPEEELRRSQDPSLLDTLCTDSYLDVHKTARWFHQLVRAIWPALPQSHNWHLTLLPSRRCCQFQVTNGRESFRIEVLFGVRRGDSDVFVSSQPKEAHTQSTTWPETYAVAETEFFKHVAKQAPPDSLHLKCLQFFTRLVLGFSFSTYSMKTIVMHLLNVVPVSQWRRRDLLRRLLDIREGLRFCVQAKHLNHFIVGNQRLPPNIHLPPDVQRGHTYNLFHRLAEESAAHTQAVSEYRDLRKRFQRILLAER, encoded by the exons atgcagggacagcccctgaTGGGAGAGCCTTGGGCAggtcatgctgctgctgctgctgctgctggggcattGGGACAGGCT ttgctgcctgccagctgtgtggggccctgtccttcctgcccccagagccct agcatTCTCGTCCCTGCTGCCCCCACTGCTAGCTGcctccctcacagccccactCAAGGCCTTCTCTCCATCCTCCCGCAGACCATGAATTCCGTGGTATTGCTCTTCGTGCTCTTGAAAACCCTCATCCAGTACCCACAGCTCGTGGGTGATGTTCCAGATGAGGAAACACGTCTGCGCATGGAAGTGCATGCCAAGCacatggaatgggagaggatTTGGCTGGAGTGGCAGGTGGAGCAGCTGGACCTGAAGCAGAGTGGAGTGGAGCAGTCCTTGCAGCTCTTGGCTCTTGCTGTGCTCCTGTTCCTTGTCTTGGTCCTGTGGCTGATGGGGTGCAAAAAGAGCCTGAGGAGAGAGGAGCCTGAAGAAGGAAACAATGGTGCAAACAAAGAGGAGGTCAGAAATGGGCTTGCAAATGAAGAAGTGGATGTTGGAAAtgcagaagaagaagatgatGCGAATGGGGAGGAAGATGGCAATGGTGATGGTAACGTACAGGAAAACGGCAACGTTGCTGGAAATGGAGAAGATAATATTGAGAACGCAGTTGTCAATGAGGCTGCAAATGCCGCAAACAATGATCTTGCAATCGCGGCCTATGAAGGAGACAACGATTTGGACGATAACGTTGGAAGAACTCTGATGCAACGCATACAGTGGCCTGTACAGGACCTGCAGGCTGGCTGCGAGTGGACAATGAACCTGATGGATAAGTATGCGGTTTACTTTGGACACGTCTTATCAAACAGTTTCTACCCAGTCCTGCACCAAGCCATCGGGGTGGGCAGCGCCTTTGAAGGTTGGAGTCCCCGTGAGCAGGATGTTGTGTACCAGGTGCTCATACCCATGACTCCTCCCCGAGGCCACAGCTTCCACCTGGAGCTggactctgcagagcacaggcaggtgaGGAACTTCCGTGTCCGCGTGCAGCTGGAGTGCACCTgcaccaaggagcagcagggggagAACGTGCTGTGCTTCCTGCACCAGCccgaggaggagctgaggaggagTCAGGATCCCAGCCTCCTAGACACCCTGTGCACCGACTCCTACCTCGATGTGCACAAAACGGCCCGCTGGTTCCACCAGCTGGTGAGAGCCATCTGGCCAGCTTTGCCGCAGTCGCACAATTGGCATTTAACGCTGCTGCCCTCCAGACGCTGCTGCCAATTCCAGGTGACCAATGGCAGGGAAAGCTTCAGGATTGAGGTGTTGTTTGGGGTGCGCAGAGGCGACTCCGACGTCTTTGTGAGCAGCCAGCCTAAAGAGGCCCACACCCAAAGCACAACCTGGCCCGAGACCTATGCTGTGGCAGAGACTGAGTTCTTCAAGCACGTCGCCAAGCAGGCCCCCCCTGACAGTTTGCACCTCAAGTGCCTGCAGTTTTTCACCCGTCTTGTGCTGGGCTTCAGCTTCTCCACCTACAGCATGAAGACCATCGTCATGCACCTGCTCAACGTCGTGCCCGTGTCGCAGTGGCGCAGGAGAGATCTGCTGCGGCGCCTGCTGGATATCCGCGAGGGCCTGCGCTTTTGCGTGCAAGCAAAACACCTCAACCACTTCATTGTGGGGAACCAGAGGCTGCCTCCCAACATCCATTTACCCCCAGATGTTCAAAGGGGT
- the LOC134045608 gene encoding LOW QUALITY PROTEIN: inositol 1,4,5-trisphosphate receptor-interacting protein-like 1 (The sequence of the model RefSeq protein was modified relative to this genomic sequence to represent the inferred CDS: deleted 1 base in 1 codon), producing MQGQPLMGEPWAGHAAAAAAASAAAALLPASCVGPCPSCPQSPSILVPAAPTASCLPHSPTQGLLSILPQTMNSVVLLFVLLKTLIQYPQLVGDVPDEETRLRMEVHAKHMEWERIRLEWQVEQLDLKQSGVEQSLQLLALAVLLFLVLVLWLMGCKRSLRREEPEEGNNGANKEEVRNGLANEEVDVGNAEEEDDANGEEDGNGDGNVQEDGNVAGNGEDNIENAVVNEAANAANNDLAIAAYEGDNDLDDNVGRTVMQRIQWPVQDLQAGCEWTMNLMDKYAVYFGHVLSNSFYPVLHQAIGVGSAFEGWSPREQDVVYQVLIPMTPPRGHSFHLELDSAEHRQVRNFRVRVQLECTCTKEQQGENVLCFLHQPEEELRRSQDPSLLDTLCTDSYLDVHKTARWFHQLVRAIWPALPQSHNWHLTLLPSRRCCQFKVTNGRESFRIEVLFGVRRGDSDVFVSSQPKEAHTQSTTWPETYAVAETEFFKHVAKQAPPDSLHLKCLQFFTRLVLGFSFSTYSMKTIVMHLLNVVPVSQWRRRDLLRRLLDIHEGLRFCVQAKHLNHFIVGNQRLPPNIHLPPDVQRGHTYNLFHRLAEESAAHTQAVSEYRDLRKRFQRILLAER from the exons atgcagggacagcccctgaTGGGAGAACCTTGGGCAggtcatgctgctgctgctgctgctgcttctgctgctgctgc tttgctgcctgccagctgtgtggggccctgtccttcctgcccccagagccct agcatTCTCGTCCCTGCTGCCCCCACTGCTAGCTGcctccctcacagccccactCAAGGCCTTCTCTCCATCCTCCCGCAGACCATGAATTCCGTGGTATTGCTCTTCGTGCTCTTGAAAACCCTCATCCAGTACCCACAGCTCGTGGGTGATGTTCCAGATGAGGAAACACGTCTGCGCATGGAAGTGCATGCCAAGCacatggaatgggagaggatTCGGCTGGAGTGGCAGGTGGAGCAGCTGGACCTGAAGCAGAGTGGAGTGGAGCAGTCCTTGCAGCTCTTGGCTCTTGCTGTGCTCCTGTTCCTTGTCTTGGTCCTGTGGCTGATGGGGTGCAAAAGGAGCCTGAGGAGAGAGGAGCCTGAAGAAGGAAACAATGGTGCAAACAAAGAGGAGGTCAGAAATGGGCTTGCAAATGAAGAAGTGGATGTTGGAAAtgcagaagaagaagatgatGCGAATGGGGAGGAAGATGGCAATGGTGATGGTAACGTACAGGAAGACGGCAACGTTGCTGGAAATGGAGAAGATAATATTGAGAACGCAGTTGTCAATGAGGCTGCAAATGCCGCAAACAATGATCTTGCAATCGCGGCCTATGAAGGAGACAACGATTTGGACGATAACGTTGGAAGAACTGTGATGCAACGCATACAGTGGCCTGTACAGGACCTGCAGGCTGGCTGCGAGTGGACAATGAACCTGATGGATAAGTATGCGGTTTACTTTGGACACGTCTTATCAAACAGTTTCTACCCAGTCCTGCACCAAGCCATCGGGGTGGGCAGCGCCTTTGAAGGTTGGAGTCCCCGTGAGCAGGATGTTGTGTACCAGGTGCTCATACCCATGACACCTCCCCGAGGCCACAGCTTCCACCTGGAGCTggactctgcagagcacaggcaggtgaGGAACTTCCGTGTCCGCGTGCAGCTGGAGTGCACCTgcaccaaggagcagcagggggagAACGTGCTGTGCTTCCTGCACCAGCccgaggaggagctgaggaggagTCAGGATCCCAGCCTCCTAGACACCCTGTGCACCGACTCCTACCTCGATGTGCACAAAACGGCCCGCTGGTTCCACCAGCTGGTGAGAGCCATCTGGCCAGCTTTGCCGCAGTCGCACAATTGGCATTTAACGCTGCTGCCCTCCAGACGCTGCTGCCAATTCAAGGTGACCAATGGCAGGGAAAGCTTCAGGATTGAGGTGTTGTTTGGGGTGCGCAGAGGCGACTCCGACGTCTTTGTGAGCAGCCAGCCTAAAGAGGCCCACACCCAAAGCACAACCTGGCCCGAGACCTATGCTGTGGCAGAGACTGAGTTCTTCAAGCACGTCGCCAAGCAGGCCCCCCCTGACAGTTTGCACCTCAAGTGCCTGCAGTTTTTCACCCGTCTTGTGCTGGGCTTCAGCTTCTCCACCTACAGCATGAAGACCATCGTCATGCACCTGCTCAACGTCGTGCCCGTGTCGCAGTGGCGCAGGAGAGATCTGCTGCGGCGCCTGCTGGATATCCACGAGGGCCTGCGCTTTTGCGTGCAAGCAAAACACCTCAACCACTTCATTGTGGGGAACCAGAGGCTGCCTCCCAACATCCATTTACCCCCAGATGTTCAAAGGGGTCACACATACAATCTCTTCCATCGCCTGGCCGAGGAATCGGCCGCCCACACCCAGGCCGTTAGTGAGTACCGGGATCTGCGAAAGCGCTTCCAAAGAATCCTTCTCGCTGAACGCTGA
- the LOC134045606 gene encoding inositol 1,4,5-trisphosphate receptor-interacting protein-like 1, producing the protein MNSVVLLFVLLKTLIQYPQLVGDVPDEETRLCMEVHAKHMEWERIRLEWQVEQLDLKQSGVEQSLQLLALAVLLFLVLVLWLMGCKRSLRREEPEEGNNGANKEEVRNGLANEEVDVGNAEEEDDANGEEDGNGDGNVQENGNVAGNGEDNIENAVVNEAANAANNDLAIAAYEGDNDLDDNVGRTLMQRIQWPVQDLQAGCEWTMNLMDKYAVYFGHVLSNSFYPVLHQAIGVGSAFEGWSPREQDVVYQVLIPMTPPRGHSFHLELDSAEHRQVRNFRVRVQLECTCTKEQQGENVLCFLHQPEEELRRSQDPSLLDTLCTDSYLDVHKTARWFHQLVRAIWPALPQSHNWHLTLLPSRRCCQFQVTNGRESFRIEVLFGVRRGDSDVFVSSQPKEAHTQNTTWPETYAVAETEFFKHVAKQAPPDSLHLKCLQFFTRHVLGFSFSTYSMKTIVMHLLNVVPVSQWRRRDLLRRLLDIHEGLRFCVQAKHLNHFIVGNQRLPPNIHLPPDVQRGHTYNLFHRLAEESAAHTQAISEYRDLQKRFQRILLPER; encoded by the coding sequence ATGAATTCCGTGGTATTGCTCTTCGTGCTCTTGAAAACCCTCATCCAGTACCCACAGCTCGTGGGTGATGTTCCAGATGAGGAAACACGTCTGTGCATGGAAGTGCATGCCAAGCacatggaatgggagaggatTCGGCTGGAGTGGCAGGTGGAGCAGCTGGACCTGAAGCAGAGTGGAGTGGAGCAGTCCTTGCAGCTCTTGGCTCTTGCTGTGCTCCTGTTCCTTGTCTTGGTCCTGTGGCTGATGGGGTGCAAAAGGAGCCTGAGGAGAGAGGAGCCTGAAGAAGGAAACAATGGTGCAAACAAAGAGGAGGTCAGAAATGGGCTTGCAAATGAAGAAGTGGATGTTGGAAAtgcagaagaagaagatgatGCGAATGGGGAGGAAGATGGCAATGGTGATGGTAACGTACAGGAAAACGGCAACGTTGCTGGAAATGGAGAAGATAATATTGAGAACGCAGTTGTCAATGAGGCTGCAAATGCCGCAAACAATGATCTTGCAATCGCGGCCTATGAAGGAGACAACGATTTGGACGATAACGTTGGAAGAACTCTGATGCAACGCATACAGTGGCCTGTACAGGACCTGCAGGCTGGCTGCGAGTGGACAATGAACCTGATGGATAAGTATGCGGTTTACTTTGGACACGTCTTATCAAACAGTTTCTACCCAGTCCTGCACCAAGCCATCGGGGTGGGCAGCGCCTTTGAAGGTTGGAGTCCCCGTGAGCAGGATGTTGTGTACCAGGTGCTCATACCCATGACTCCTCCCCGAGGCCACAGCTTCCACCTGGAGCTggactctgcagagcacaggcaggtgaGGAACTTCCGTGTCCGCGTGCAGCTGGAGTGCACCTgcaccaaggagcagcagggggagAACGTGCTGTGCTTCCTGCACCAGCccgaggaggagctgaggaggagTCAGGATCCCAGCCTCCTAGACACCCTGTGCACCGACTCCTACCTCGATGTGCACAAAACGGCCCGCTGGTTCCACCAGCTGGTGAGAGCCATCTGGCCAGCTTTGCCGCAGTCGCACAATTGGCATTTAACGCTGCTGCCCTCCAGACGCTGCTGCCAATTCCAGGTGACCAATGGCAGGGAAAGCTTCAGGATTGAGGTGTTGTTTGGGGTGCGCAGAGGCGACTCCGACGTCTTTGTGAGCAGCCAGCCTAAAGAGGCCCACACCCAAAACACAACCTGGCCCGAGACCTATGCTGTGGCAGAGACTGAGTTCTTCAAGCACGTCGCCAAGCAGGCCCCCCCTGACAGTTTGCACCTCAAGTGCCTGCAGTTTTTCACCCGTCATGTGCTGGGCTTCAGCTTCTCCACCTACAGCATGAAGACCATCGTCATGCACCTGCTCAACGTCGTGCCCGTGTCGCAGTGGCGCAGGAGAGATCTGCTGCGGCGCCTGCTGGATATCCACGAGGGCCTGCGCTTTTGCGTGCAAGCAAAACACCTCAACCACTTCATTGTGGGGAACCAGAGGCTGCCTCCCAACATCCATTTACCCCCAGATGTTCAAAGGGGTCACACATACAATCTCTTCCATCGCCTGGCCGAGGAATCGGCCGCCCACACCCAGGCCATTAGTGAGTACCGGGATCTGCAAAAGCGCTTCCAAAGAATCCTTCTCCCTGAACGCTGA
- the LOC134045607 gene encoding LOW QUALITY PROTEIN: inositol 1,4,5-trisphosphate receptor-interacting protein-like 1 (The sequence of the model RefSeq protein was modified relative to this genomic sequence to represent the inferred CDS: deleted 1 base in 1 codon): MQGQPLMGEPWAGHAAAAAAASAAAALLPASCVGPCPSCPQSPSILVPAAPTASCLPHSPTQGLLSILPQTMNSVVLLFVLLKTLIQYPQLVGDVPDEETRLRMEVHAKHMEWERIRLEWQVEQLDLKQSGVEQSLQLLALAVLLFLVLVLWLMGCKRSLRREEPEEGNNGANKEEVRNGLANEEVDVGNAEEEDDANGEEDGNGDGNVQEDGNVAGNGEDNIENAVVNEAANAANNDLAIAAYEGDNDLDDNVGRTLMQRIQWPVQDLQAGCEWTMNLMDKYAVYFGHVLSNSFYPVLHQAIGVGSAFEGWSPREQDVVYQVLIPMTPPRGHSFHLELDSAEHRQVRNFRVRVQLECTCTKEQQGENVLCFLHQPEEELRRSQDPSLLDTLCTDSYLDVHKTARWFHQLVRAIWPALPQSHNWHLTLLPSRRCCQFQVTNGRESFRIEVLFGVRRGDSDVFVSSQPKEAHTQNTTWPETYAVAETEFFKHVAKQAPPDSLHLKCLQFFTRHVLGFSFSTYSMKTIVMHLLNVVPVSQWRRRDLLRRLLDIHEGLRFCVQAKHLNHFIVGNQRLPPNIHLPPDVQRGHTYNLFHRLAEESAAHTQAVSEYRDLQKRFQRILLPER, translated from the exons atgcagggacagcccctgaTGGGAGAACCTTGGGCAggtcatgctgctgctgctgctgctgcttctgctgctgctgc tttgctgcctgccagctgtgtggggccctgtccttcctgcccccagagccct agcatTCTCGTCCCTGCTGCCCCCACTGCTAGCTGcctccctcacagccccactCAAGGCCTTCTCTCCATCCTCCCGCAGACCATGAATTCCGTGGTATTGCTCTTCGTGCTCTTGAAAACCCTCATCCAGTACCCACAGCTCGTGGGTGATGTTCCAGATGAGGAAACACGTCTGCGCATGGAAGTGCATGCCAAGCacatggaatgggagaggatTCGGCTGGAGTGGCAGGTGGAGCAGCTGGACCTGAAGCAGAGTGGAGTGGAGCAGTCCTTGCAGCTCTTGGCTCTTGCTGTGCTCCTGTTCCTTGTCTTGGTCCTGTGGCTGATGGGGTGCAAAAGGAGCCTGAGGAGAGAGGAGCCTGAAGAAGGAAACAATGGTGCAAACAAAGAGGAGGTCAGAAATGGGCTTGCAAATGAAGAAGTGGATGTTGGAAAtgcagaagaagaagatgatGCGAATGGGGAGGAAGATGGCAATGGTGATGGTAACGTACAGGAAGACGGCAACGTTGCTGGAAATGGAGAAGATAATATTGAGAACGCAGTTGTCAATGAGGCTGCAAATGCCGCAAACAATGATCTTGCAATCGCGGCCTATGAAGGAGACAACGATTTGGACGATAACGTTGGAAGAACTCTGATGCAACGCATACAGTGGCCTGTACAGGACCTGCAGGCTGGCTGCGAGTGGACAATGAACCTGATGGATAAGTATGCGGTTTACTTTGGACACGTCTTATCAAACAGTTTCTACCCAGTCCTGCACCAAGCCATCGGGGTGGGCAGCGCCTTTGAAGGTTGGAGTCCCCGTGAGCAGGATGTTGTGTACCAGGTGCTCATACCCATGACTCCTCCCCGAGGCCACAGCTTCCACCTGGAGCTggactctgcagagcacaggcaggtgaGGAACTTCCGTGTCCGCGTGCAGCTGGAGTGCACCTgcaccaaggagcagcagggggagAACGTGCTGTGCTTCCTGCACCAGCccgaggaggagctgaggaggagTCAGGATCCCAGCCTCCTAGACACCCTGTGCACCGACTCCTACCTCGATGTGCACAAAACGGCCCGCTGGTTCCACCAGCTGGTGAGAGCCATCTGGCCAGCTTTGCCGCAGTCGCACAATTGGCATTTAACGCTGCTGCCCTCCAGACGCTGCTGCCAATTCCAGGTGACCAATGGCAGGGAAAGCTTCAGGATTGAGGTGTTGTTTGGGGTGCGCAGAGGCGACTCCGACGTCTTTGTGAGCAGCCAGCCTAAAGAGGCCCACACCCAAAACACAACCTGGCCCGAGACCTATGCTGTGGCAGAGACTGAGTTCTTCAAGCACGTCGCCAAGCAGGCCCCCCCTGACAGTTTGCACCTCAAGTGCCTGCAGTTTTTCACCCGTCATGTGCTGGGCTTCAGCTTCTCCACCTACAGCATGAAGACCATCGTCATGCACCTGCTCAACGTCGTGCCCGTGTCGCAGTGGCGCAGGAGAGATCTGCTGCGGCGCCTGCTGGATATCCACGAGGGCCTGCGCTTTTGCGTGCAAGCAAAACACCTCAACCACTTCATTGTGGGGAACCAGAGGCTGCCTCCCAACATCCATTTACCCCCAGATGTTCAAAGGGGTCACACATACAATCTCTTCCATCGCCTGGCCGAGGAATCGGCCGCCCACACCCAGGCCGTTAGTGAGTACCGGGATCTGCAAAAGCGCTTCCAAAGAATCCTTCTCCCTGAACGCTGA